The following are from one region of the Silene latifolia isolate original U9 population chromosome 9, ASM4854445v1, whole genome shotgun sequence genome:
- the LOC141601328 gene encoding uncharacterized protein LOC141601328 — translation MTLYDGITDPLDHVNHYKQKMMVITATESLKEACICKAFGSTLSGAALQWFVDLPNKSITNFADLVNAFNQQFASSGKPEKQTSDLYRIVRRKGEADLLPKVSEYGFTTNLAGLFKALQKLGRRVRWPKPPAEGYSSSREDTCKKCEFHGNNTHDIDECHSLQKEVKYHYDRGNLDHILPRGTTRVNSTDQVMPSPPPQCTRIVSVITGGLELCGLTYSVAKRRVAEAKGDKLEYSCRINPQNLPSVTFDKTDAQSSPEPQHIALIITLPIGNCEVKKILIDTGNSVNLIMLETLKGMRFSEKDLAKKAVPMVGFSRETKHSLGEIVIPSYAGRVNKQVRYLVIDRPSIYNVILGRPWIHEIKAIPSTYHQCLMFPTPSGVKEIRGDLEEAKDCYKVALKSTTSPPT, via the exons ATGACGCTCTACGACGGAATTACAGATCCACTTGATCACgtcaaccactacaagcagaaaatgatggtgatcACCGCGACTGAATCTTTAAAGGAGGCTTGTATATGCAAAGCATTTGGGTCGACCTTGTCTGGAGCAGCCCTGCAGTGGTTCGTCGACCTGCCCAATAAAAGTATAACCAACTTCGCCGACCTAGTTAATgcattcaaccagcagtttgccagCAGCGGAAAGCCAGAGAAGCAGACCAGCGACCTCTACCGGATAGTGCGAAG GAAGGGCGAGGCAGATCTGCTTCCCAAGGTGAGTGAGTATGGTTTCACCACGAATCTTGCAGGATTGTTCAAAGCCCTGCAAAAGCTGGGTCGCAGAGTCAGATGGCCTAAGCCTCCGGCAGAGGGATACTCCAGCAGCAGAGAAGATACTTGCAAAAAGTGTGAGTTCCATGGCAACAACACCCACGACATAGACGAATGCCATTCTCTACAGAAGGAAGTCAAATATCATTATGATCGAGGAAATCTGGATCACATCCTACCTAGAGGCACAACCAGAGTGAACTCTACAGATCAGGTTATGCCATCTCCCCCTCCTCAATGTACTAGAATTGTTAGTGTTATCACAGGTGGCTTGGAGCTATGCGGATTGACGTACTCAGTAGCAAAGAGGCGTGTCGCTGAAGCAAAGGGGGATAAACTAGAATATTCATGCAGAATCAATCCCCAAAACCTGCCATCAGTCACCTTTGACAAAACAGATGCACAGTCTTCTCCAGAACCGCAGCACATCGCCTTAATCATCACACTCCCCATAGGGAATTGCGAGGTGAAGAAGATCCTAATAGATACCGGAAACTCCGTCAACCTAATCATGCTAGAGACGCTCAAAGGCATGAGATTCAGTGAAAAGGATCTAGCAAAGAAGGCGGTTCCCATGGTTGGTTTCAGTAGGGAAACAAAGCATTCCCTAGGAGAGATCGTCATCCCAAGTTATGCCGGAAGAGTTAACAAGCAGGTAAGGTATCTGGTTATTGATAGACCCTCTATTTACAATGTGATCCTTGGTAGACCCTGGATCCATGAGATAAAGGCAATACCCTCGACGTACCACCAGTGTCTAATGTTTCCGACGCCTTCGGGTGTGAAAGAGATACGTGGGGACCTggaagaagctaaggattgctATAAAGTGGCTCTGAAGTCAACAACCAGCCCACCTacatag